From Romeriopsis navalis LEGE 11480, a single genomic window includes:
- the larB gene encoding nickel pincer cofactor biosynthesis protein LarB, whose protein sequence is MSQPEALQNLLQAVAQGEISPEAALQDLKHFDFEPVGDFARIDHHRTLRTGFPEVIWGQDKTPEQITKIMTAMRDRTHVVMATRVTPGKAECIQQILPEVQYNDRARICAIVNQAKMPQRLGTIGILSAGTADLPVAEEAALTAELCGFQVERLWDVGVAGIQRLLSNRHVIDNADVLIVAAGMEGALPSVVGGLADCPIIAVPTSIGYGASFNGITPLLGMLNSCAAGLGVVNIDNGFGAAILAGQILRTASKLSNQPL, encoded by the coding sequence ATGAGCCAACCCGAAGCCCTGCAAAACCTCCTCCAAGCCGTTGCCCAGGGAGAAATCAGTCCAGAAGCCGCCCTCCAAGATTTGAAGCATTTTGACTTCGAACCGGTGGGCGACTTTGCCCGGATTGATCATCATCGCACCCTGCGCACCGGCTTCCCAGAGGTGATCTGGGGACAAGACAAAACACCGGAACAAATCACCAAAATTATGACAGCCATGCGTGATCGCACACATGTTGTCATGGCCACCCGCGTTACACCCGGTAAAGCTGAATGCATTCAGCAAATCTTGCCGGAGGTGCAGTACAACGATCGGGCGCGAATTTGTGCGATCGTTAACCAAGCAAAAATGCCACAGCGGCTTGGCACAATCGGCATTCTTTCTGCCGGGACAGCGGATCTGCCCGTTGCCGAAGAAGCGGCCCTGACGGCCGAGCTTTGTGGCTTTCAGGTAGAGCGACTTTGGGATGTCGGCGTCGCCGGGATTCAGCGTTTACTGAGCAATCGCCACGTAATTGACAATGCCGATGTCTTGATTGTTGCTGCGGGCATGGAAGGAGCCTTACCCAGCGTTGTGGGTGGCCTCGCCGATTGCCCGATCATTGCAGTTCCCACAAGTATTGGCTATGGCGCGAGTTTTAACGGTATCACACCACTACTAGGCATGTTGAACTCCTGCGCCGCTGGACTGGGCGTAGTAAATATCGATAATGGATTTGGAGCCGCAATTCTCGCGGGTCAGATTCTCCGCACGGCAAGCAAACTAAGCAATCAACCGTTATAG
- a CDS encoding NAD(P)/FAD-dependent oxidoreductase codes for MSEPQKIIVIGGGAAGFMGAIACAEGHPHAQVTILEAGREPLTKVKISGGGRCNVTHSCFDPAILVQHYPRGGKALRGPFSRFQPQDTIDWFGQRQIKLKTEADGRMFPTTDDSMTIVECLMESAKAARAKLYAGAAVKTIEKIDNSFQITLRSGQVMAADKVLLATGSSPQGHAIATSLGHTIESPVPSLFTFNIKDSRIEGLAGVAVNPGQVKLQIGKHKLEQTGPVLITHWGLSGPAVLKLSAWGARILHNAKYNAKLTINWLPKHNLETLNKELLMVKGQLPRRVIATSCPVMIPKRLWESLTLTAGIASDLRWADLPKKSLNKLMLELIQGQYQITGKGVFKEEFVTCGGVPLKQVNFKTMESKICPGLYFAGEVLDIDGVTGGFNFQSAWTTGWLAGQAMSEITA; via the coding sequence GTGTCAGAACCCCAGAAAATAATTGTGATTGGCGGCGGTGCGGCTGGATTCATGGGAGCGATCGCCTGCGCGGAAGGTCATCCCCACGCGCAAGTCACGATCCTCGAAGCTGGACGCGAACCGCTTACTAAAGTCAAGATTTCTGGGGGAGGGCGCTGCAATGTGACCCATTCCTGCTTCGACCCCGCCATCTTGGTGCAGCACTATCCCCGTGGCGGCAAAGCTCTGCGTGGTCCCTTCAGTCGGTTTCAGCCCCAAGATACGATCGACTGGTTCGGTCAACGCCAGATCAAACTCAAAACCGAAGCCGATGGGCGCATGTTTCCCACGACCGACGACTCGATGACGATCGTCGAATGTCTCATGGAATCGGCGAAAGCCGCTAGAGCCAAACTCTATGCCGGGGCTGCGGTCAAAACCATTGAAAAAATCGACAATAGTTTTCAAATCACCCTGAGATCGGGCCAAGTCATGGCCGCCGACAAAGTCCTGCTCGCGACCGGCAGTAGTCCACAGGGCCACGCGATTGCCACATCACTAGGGCATACGATCGAATCCCCCGTGCCATCGCTCTTTACCTTCAACATCAAAGATTCGCGCATTGAAGGATTGGCGGGTGTCGCTGTCAATCCCGGCCAGGTGAAATTGCAAATTGGTAAACATAAGCTGGAACAAACTGGCCCAGTCCTTATTACCCACTGGGGACTCAGCGGCCCGGCTGTACTGAAGCTCTCCGCCTGGGGCGCACGCATTCTCCACAATGCCAAGTACAACGCCAAACTCACCATCAACTGGCTACCCAAACATAATCTCGAAACCCTGAACAAAGAATTACTTATGGTCAAAGGCCAATTACCGCGGCGGGTGATTGCCACGTCTTGTCCCGTGATGATTCCCAAACGCCTTTGGGAAAGTCTTACTCTGACTGCAGGAATTGCTTCCGATTTACGCTGGGCCGATCTCCCCAAGAAAAGTCTCAACAAACTAATGCTGGAATTGATTCAAGGGCAGTACCAAATTACTGGGAAGGGCGTCTTTAAAGAAGAATTCGTCACCTGTGGTGGGGTTCCGCTGAAGCAAGTCAACTTCAAAACAATGGAAAGCAAAATTTGCCCCGGTCTATATTTCGCGGGGGAAGTTTTGGACATTGATGGTGTGACCGGCGGCTTCAATTTCCAGAGTGCTTGGACAACTGGCTGGCTCGCGGGGCAAGCAATGAGTGAAATCACGGCTTAG